The DNA window ATTTCACTTTAAAAGTCAAACAGTTTTAATTATTCTAAGTTGCTTCTTAAAACATGCGATTACTATTGTTTAATGTGTCCAGCTGTTGAAAAATTGAGGATTGACTCAAATTCAAATAATGACAAAAGAAAAGCTTATTCAATATTCTACTTTGGTGAAGTATATGTacagttggggagggggagggggtgcttTGTAATTGCTTAATTGCAATCTCATCTTGATAAGAAACTAAGTATCACTGTTTAAAACTGATGACCAATTGGAAGTGCTGATTTAATCAATGGGGAGAAGTTCTCAATGCCATTCTTTAAGCGAGTGGTATGCAACCTCTTAGGCCAGGACCCAACCAGACTGTTGGGCATTTACTATTTATGCGAATGCAACGCTGAGATTGGTATACAGCTAACAAACTTCGTAGTACAATAATGTGGCTGGAAAACGATTACTTTGTACAGGTCACTTTGCTATTTTTATCTTTCTACATGCAATCAGTAATGCCTAAAACTAAGTCAACATTTTCTGGAGTGAATTTGTGCCCCATCAAAATATGACTTTGTTATCCAAACATTGGGTTGCCACCCTTGGGTTGAGGACCATTGCTTTAAGCCAATTGATGGCACTATTCTGTTTCGGAACATTTTTGTGAAGCAATGCATCATCTAAAATTCAAATAGCTgtacaaaatgatcaaactgTTGAGTACTGTAGTGCACTGGGGCAATTAATGCTACGAGCCGTTTTCATCATCCTGCTGGCAATCGTCCCATACTGGAAATTATAAAATGATTAAGTTTTAGTTAATGAAACTTTGAATGTTGCTTAATGTTGTATTTCTGAACcacaacaaaacattaaataatcCCATACAGGATATCTTCATATCCATGGAACACTCCTGCGGATTGTATTTAGAATTAATACGCTTTCAATAGTGACACGATCGAGTGAACTGTCGTGTTGAAATATGATCTTTTGTATCTGCTTGTTAGTTCGGTATAAAACCCTTCAGTTCAACATATTAATGGAGCCATTCATTGGACCATCTTACTGTGCTCCATAATATTCCATCTTCAGTTTAAGAATTTATTTGTGATTGCCTGGTTTTGAGGTTTTTAATTAGTTGTCCATCACTCACATATCATCAACctatcatcatcttcatcattatcattttgttatctTCATCTTCTAGGCGAGACTGGAGCAAGCAGCTATTGAACAACAAGAATGGCTTCAGCTTCAAGCAGCCCAAatgcagcagcagcagcaggaGGGCCAATACTTCCCTCCTGGGGTGGATCCATCTGTCCCCAGCCAAACGGTCAATCAAGGCCAACAGATCGGCCAGCCTATTCCTGGACAAACTGTTAACACGCAAGATTTGTCAAACAGCCAAACTAATACGTCCATCGTAAGATCGGCCAGTACAGATCACCAGAGTCAAGCACAACCTGGTGCTGACACTGCCATTGTACAGCAAGTATCTGATTCAAACAATGGTGTAACATCATCGGGTCAAAGTTCAAACCCTCCGGGGGTGTCAGAACCAGCCAATGCAGACGTCAAATCTGAATGAGAGTAAACATTGGGAGCAGAACACTGGAGCTGTGAATTAGATGGCAGCTCCACTATAATAACCAAGAAGAATGGTCTCATTGAAAGATCAAGAACCATTGTTGGGGTTCTTTGAAGAAAAGCTTGTAGCCTCAGGTCTGTGCTCCCTCAGTAAGAAAGGGTTGCTCCGAAACCCTCCGGCCAGCACTCTGTGAATGCACACGTcactgaaaaatataataaatgtcGACCAGCGCAACTTTGAGTCAGGAAGGCTGAATCTGATATATTGTCATCTTCAGATATGGAGCAATTAATCTCAAAATACATTTACATTGGTTGACTGGAACTCAATGAGATCTTTAGGCCATAGTTTGGTCCATTTCATAGCACAACCTTCTGtacatatttatgaattatCAAGAAATTTTTGCCATGGCATcatc is part of the Apostichopus japonicus isolate 1M-3 chromosome 22, ASM3797524v1, whole genome shotgun sequence genome and encodes:
- the LOC139963378 gene encoding protein Dr1-like encodes the protein MADTLDDEVTIPRAALNKMMKEILPHVRVAGDARELILNCCTEFIHLISSEANEICNKQSKKTISPEHVLAALDSLGFGEYMNDCKSALEECKTVAAKKRRGSNRLENLGIPEEELLRQQQELFEKARLEQAAIEQQEWLQLQAAQMQQQQQEGQYFPPGVDPSVPSQTVNQGQQIGQPIPGQTVNTQDLSNSQTNTSIVRSASTDHQSQAQPGADTAIVQQVSDSNNGVTSSGQSSNPPGVSEPANADVKSE